The nucleotide window ACACAGGATGAACGGCTTCCAGTCCGTGGGCGAACCCTCCGGGTAGAGGTCCCAGTAGCTCAAGTTGGTCGGGTCTGGGGCTGGGTTCGGGCTTGCTGCGGAAGCGGTCGTCGCTGTAAAGCGCTAAACGCACCGCTTCAGCTGCGGCGGCGGCATCCTCTTCCGGAGTTTCGTTGCTCCAGGGGAGCAGCAGGCCCAGGGTTCCGACCTGACCGATGGCAGCCCCTGCTGCGGCAGCCGCTGCCAGGCGCAGTCCGTCACGATCGACGTCATCGGCGGCCCCCAGTCCCACCAGCACCAAGGTTGTGCAGTCACCTCGCAATAAAGGCAAGCTGACGCAGTCGCCGGGCTTGCCGCTGAAAGGTTTCTGCTTCAGCCAGTCGGCGAGCTGAAGGCTGAAGCGCTGCTCCATCGTGGCCACCAGCCCCTGGGGGTCGTTCTCAACGATGCCGAGGGCCAGAACGGAACCGCTCCAGGCCTCAGGTGTGGCCGGAGAGAGGGAGATCTTCATAGGAAGCCGATGCCTGCACCGATGCTAGAAGCCACCCTCAGGCCGCCTGGAAAGGGGTAGCCCATCGCTCTCGTGTTTCCTTGTTGAAGGGTGGGTGCCAGCGCTGGATCAGTGTTTGCTCCAGCTGCCGGCGAGGCCGGGTGGCCTTGGGTACATCGCTCCAGAAGCGGATGCTGGTGCTGCAGTGCAGACCACAGGCCCTGCAGGCTTCTTCATAAGCGGCTAGGTAAGCCTTGCAGTCGTGATCTCCCTTCCAGCGGCGATCGGCCGCCATCGTTTCCCCGATATAAAGAAGCAGGGGATGCTTGAGGTCGACTGGTCGGTCCATCACGAGGTAAAGAGCCGCTCCCCGATGCGGCCCTTGTGGCCAGCGCCAGAAACTCAGCGGAAGCGGTTTGAGTTGTAGAGGGTCAAAGTTCGCGAGCGGATCCTGCTCTGCCTCGAACAGGCCAACCTGCAGCGCGTCCGGCGGGGTTGGCTGAAACAGTGGTGCCTGGAAGGCATGCACCCGTTGCTGCCAGCGGCGCATCTGGGTCGTCGTGATCGCCAGCTCTGCGCTGGTGCTGGCCTCGCTGGCCGGGGGGGGTAGAGCAAAGAGATCGCCCTGGCGGTGTGCATCAGCCATGGCATCAACTCCGCGGCGGCAGGCTGGGGCCGCGGGGCCTAGCCCCGAAGCTCACCCGGCCGATCAAGGCTTCGACTGCATCGGGCGGTAAACACAGCCGTTCCTGCAGGTCTGCCAGGTGCTGGAAGGGCTGACGTCGTCGCTCGCTGATCAATCGCTGCAGTCGCTCCTCCGGCCATCCCAGCCCGGCAGCCAAAAGGGAAGGGCTCTCGGCATTGAGATCCAGTGTCGTCTGATCCGGCAGCAATGGTGCGTCGCCATGCCAGCGGAACACCAGATGGGGCCGCCACTGGTCGCAGAGCTTCGGCGGAAGCTCGAGCAGACGGGCCAGATCCTCCAGCTGACTGAACTGCACCCCGCCTTGCTGTAGACGCATCAGCAGGTCAATCATGGCGTCGCTGCAACCTGGAAGTTGGCGCCAGTCGTCGGCTGCGGCACGGTTCACATCGATGCACCAGCGAGGTTCTTCCGCCGCACGTTTCGGATCAGGCGGCAGATCGCCGATGGCCTGGAGCACCTTGCGCGCCAGGGGATCGAGCCAGTGCCGGCGGGCCATTGCCGCGTGTCTCCAAAGCAGCCTGGTCTGGACCCTAGGTCCAGCGGGGCGGTCTGGCGGGGACCTGCACCAGTCCCTCACGGAAGGCGGTCACCACCGCCGCGGTGCGGTCCTTGGCAGGCAGCTTGCGCAGCAGGCTGCTCACGTGGCTTTTCACGGTCTCGATGGACACCAGCAGGTCTTCGGCGATCTCCAGATTGGTCATGCCACGGCATAGCCCGCGCAGCACGTCTTCTTCGCGCATTGTTAGGTCCTGCAGGGGCAGCTGCTGGCCGCCGCTGCTGCTGAGCCGGCTGTGGTGGAGCACACCGCTGATTACAGGATCGAGATATTGACCATCGCTATCGATGGCGGTGAGGGCGGTGGCCACCGCTCCAGTGCCAGCGCTCTGAACGGCGCAGATGCCATGGCATCCGGCCTCGATCGCGTCCAGGATCGTGCGGGCGATTGGCCTGCGCAGCAGGATCAGGGCCTTGAGCTCGGGCTGAACAGCAAGGGCGCGCCGCACCAAGCTGATGCCGCTGCCGCTTTCCAGCAGGTCAGTGCACAGCAGCAGGCTGGCTGCGTGGCTCTGAATGTTGCCGAGGCAGTCGTCTTCGCTGGTGCAGGCGGCCACCAAAGGCCCCTGACCTTCGAACCAGATCGTCCAGCTGGCGAGCAGCACAGGGTCGGCGGTGGCGATGGCGCTGCGGCTGCGCCGCAGCAGGCTGTGGCCCTGACGGGATTGCTGCTGCAGAGAGGGGATCCGGGAGCTGAGATCCATCGGGAGAAACGGTCGGGAACCAAGGCCGCTGGCGTTTTCATGGTGGCTCGAATCCATGGGCGTGGATCCGCACTGTCAGTGACGGCTGCCATTGTTCAGAATTTCTCAAGTAAACGGATGGAGCCATGGCGTTCTTCGACTCCGAAATCGTGCAGGAGGAAGCCAAGCGGCTGTTCGGCGATTACCAGCAACTGATGCAGCTGGGCTCCGATTACGGCAAGTTCGACCGTGAGGGCAAGAAGAAATTCATCGACACGATGGAGGAGCTGATGGAGCGCTACCGGGTGTTTATGAAACGCTTTGAGCTTTCGGAAGACTTCCAGGCCAAGCTCACAGTGGAGCAGCTGCGCACCCAGCTGGGGCAATTCGGGATCACTCCGGAACAGATGTTCGAGCAGATGCACGGCACGCTGGAGCGAATGAAGAGCCAGCTGGATCTGCCCCCCAGCTGAGGCGACCCGTACGATTCAGCCCGCAACCGCCCCGCCTGTCCATGGCCCCGACCCCGTCATTGCCGGCTTGGCTGTCAAGAGGCATGGCTGATCTCTTCCCAGCGGGCGATCCCGCTGATGCCGATCAGGCTTTGGCGGCGCGTCTGGCGAAGGCTGAGACGGACGGCAGGCCACTGCGGGTGAAATTGGGCATCGATCCCACCGGCAGCAGCATCCATCTGGGCCACAGCATCCTGTTCCGCAAGCTGCGGGCCTTCCAGGATGCGGGCCATACGGCGGTTCTGATCATCGGCGATTTCACGGCACGGATCGGTGATCCCACCGGCAAAAGCGACACCCGGGTGCAGCTCACGGCTGAGCAGGTGGACGCCAATGCCGCCACCTATCTCGCCCAGCTGGGCCAGGGTCAGCCGAAGGACATGGCCCTGCTGGATTTCGAGACACCGGGCCGTCTGGAGGTGCGCCGCAACAGCGAATGGCTGGAGGAGATGGACCTGCCAGCCGTGATCAACCTGCTGGGGACGGCCACCGTTGGCCAGATGCTGGCGAAGGACGACTTCTCCAAGCGCTACGGCAGTGGCACGCCCATTGCCCTGCATGAGTTTCTCTATCCCTTGCTGCAGGGTTACGACTCGGTAGCGGTGAACGCCGATGTGGAGCTGGGGGGCACCGATCAGAAGTTCAACGTGGCCATGGGCCGCGATTTGCAGCGCCATTTTGGCAAGGGCACCCAGTTCGGCTTGCTGCTGCCAATTCTGGTGGGTCTAGATGGTGTGCAGAAGATGAGCAAGAGCCTCGGCAACGTGGTGGGTCTGGAGGAAGATCCGCTGTCGATGTACTCCAAGCTCGAGAAGGTTGGCGATGGGGCGATTAACGACTACGTGACCTTGCTCACCGATCTGGATCTGGCGGTGTTGCCGGAGAATCCGCGCGAGAAGCAGAAGGCGATGGCTCTGGCGGTGACCGCCAGCCGTCATGGACTGGCGGCAGCCGAGAAAGCCCAGAGCGATGCCGCCACCCTGGTGGGCGGAGCTGGTGATGCGGCGGCAGAGGTACCCGAGGCCTCCTTGGAGCAGGTGAACTTCCCGGCCAAGGCCTTCTATCTGCTCAGTGCCGTGGGTATCTGCGCCAGCAGCAGCGAGGCGCGCCGCCAGATCAAGGGCGGTGCGGTGCGGCTCGAAGGGGAGAAGATCAGCGATCCCAACCAGGAGTTCGCCTCAGCGGAGGAGTTGGAGGGCAAGGTGCTGCAGCTGGGCAAGAAAACCTTCCGGCGGCTGACCGCCTGATCAACCCGTTTTTCCCCATTGGGGGGATCCGCTGATGGGATGCCAGCGCTTGACGCTGAGTTCAGATCAGATGCGCAGATTGCCGTTGATTTTTTGGCGTATTGGCAATCGGAGTTGACGGGCGATGTCACTGTCCCAGAGTTCATGCGAAGGTCTGAAGCGCAGCGTGAGTATCTGTCTTTTATCGAGCAAACGACTGGCCTCAAGCTGCTGCCACCTGCAGCCTGAACGTCGTCAGGGTTAGTGCTGCCATTCTCGGATTGCTTCTGGATTACAGGGCTTAAGCGGTGACGGCGAGTC belongs to Synechococcus sp. WH 7805 and includes:
- the tyrS gene encoding tyrosine--tRNA ligase encodes the protein MAPTPSLPAWLSRGMADLFPAGDPADADQALAARLAKAETDGRPLRVKLGIDPTGSSIHLGHSILFRKLRAFQDAGHTAVLIIGDFTARIGDPTGKSDTRVQLTAEQVDANAATYLAQLGQGQPKDMALLDFETPGRLEVRRNSEWLEEMDLPAVINLLGTATVGQMLAKDDFSKRYGSGTPIALHEFLYPLLQGYDSVAVNADVELGGTDQKFNVAMGRDLQRHFGKGTQFGLLLPILVGLDGVQKMSKSLGNVVGLEEDPLSMYSKLEKVGDGAINDYVTLLTDLDLAVLPENPREKQKAMALAVTASRHGLAAAEKAQSDAATLVGGAGDAAAEVPEASLEQVNFPAKAFYLLSAVGICASSSEARRQIKGGAVRLEGEKISDPNQEFASAEELEGKVLQLGKKTFRRLTA
- a CDS encoding DUF1825 family protein; amino-acid sequence: MAFFDSEIVQEEAKRLFGDYQQLMQLGSDYGKFDREGKKKFIDTMEELMERYRVFMKRFELSEDFQAKLTVEQLRTQLGQFGITPEQMFEQMHGTLERMKSQLDLPPS
- a CDS encoding response regulator transcription factor, translated to MDSSHHENASGLGSRPFLPMDLSSRIPSLQQQSRQGHSLLRRSRSAIATADPVLLASWTIWFEGQGPLVAACTSEDDCLGNIQSHAASLLLCTDLLESGSGISLVRRALAVQPELKALILLRRPIARTILDAIEAGCHGICAVQSAGTGAVATALTAIDSDGQYLDPVISGVLHHSRLSSSGGQQLPLQDLTMREEDVLRGLCRGMTNLEIAEDLLVSIETVKSHVSSLLRKLPAKDRTAAVVTAFREGLVQVPARPPRWT
- a CDS encoding type II secretion system protein GspK — translated: MARRHWLDPLARKVLQAIGDLPPDPKRAAEEPRWCIDVNRAAADDWRQLPGCSDAMIDLLMRLQQGGVQFSQLEDLARLLELPPKLCDQWRPHLVFRWHGDAPLLPDQTTLDLNAESPSLLAAGLGWPEERLQRLISERRRQPFQHLADLQERLCLPPDAVEALIGRVSFGARPRGPSLPPRS